In the genome of Arachis stenosperma cultivar V10309 chromosome 2, arast.V10309.gnm1.PFL2, whole genome shotgun sequence, the window GACAGTTTTAATTTACTATAAAAATCattcgatttatataaaaatgtgCATTTAGAAGATTCATATAACATTTTTAAATTTGGATAAATTGTATAATATTGAGttgagtttaatttaattttgaattttaccctaattattattgttgtttttaaattttctttaataaaattaatgtctaaataaatattattttttaactatcAGAGTATATCCGAACTTCCATGTTCCAAGTGTTATGAAACGTGTCAAAGCCATAATATTCTCATTCTTTACACTTTACACCTATGACACTTGCACCGCCGCAATCACGTTCACGTATGAACCTGATAGAGTCCACCCTTTCATTCATATCAATCTTACAAACGCCTCGAATCATCTACAATTATCACATAACAACACACACGAATTTCCCTATAAgttttacattaaaaattaataaataagcACACTATAATAGTCGAATTTCCAATTTATATTGCTCCCATTGTAATTATCATCACTAGTGCCTTACCAAAATAATTGTGACTTCGTGACTGCGTTACATAAATCAAATTGCACCATACATACATACACCATGTCTAGTGAGGAATTCAAGTTGGTTTCACCAGCAATAAAAGAGATCAACAAAGAAGGAATTGGGAAATTACCAAGatattgcacacaagaagggtTAGGTTCTAAATTTGATATATCCCCACCTCTTGAGTGGCAAAACGTACCACCCAAGACTAAGAGTCTGGCCCTCCTGGTCCAGGATTTGGATGCCGTAGATCCAGTGGGCCGTAAGGTGCAACCAGCCCATTGGATCGTGGTCAATATTCCGACGGCTGTGAATCGGCTCCCGGAGGGATTCTCCGGAAAGAAAGAGGAGGTTGTTGGTATGGAAAATGATGAGTATGGTGTGATTGAAGAAGGGATTAATGATTGGAAAGTGAATGTGTGGCGTGGCCCTAAGATGCCTAATTATGGTGATAACTTTGAGTTTAGGCTCTATGCTTTGGATTTTGATCACCCTTTTGATAACCAggtaaattttatatttttatatgaatttaattttgataaaaaaaaaatgtggtgggagaatttattattattttagggTAACAAAAAAGTTTCTAAATTCTAATACACACCATGGTGATGATCAGGTTTACTCTCTTGTTATTAGCTTATTCTTCGTTATTAGCTTTCTATtagaaattaaacaaaattgAAGTAAGAATAATGTTGATTCAAAACTTTGGCAGGTGAAGAAGGAAAAGCTGTTGGATGCCATAACTGGTCATGTGGTTGGAGAAGCTGTATTCACTGCTACTTTCTAAGAACTGAGCAGAACTGCATAAGATTGAAATACAATCTTCTCAATTCTCATGTATATAATAAATAGTAATAATTCTCAACTGAAGTATCATGTAACCTTTTTCCCCCCGGTATATTAGGAAGTTGATGTATGTCAGAACATCAACATTTTTCTTCCCATTTAGATGTTTGAGTAATCACTCATATTAGAATTAGCAAGTATAATCTCTCATCCTATATATTGTAATCCTATATGTTGTAAGTTGTAACTGTGTGGAAAAtgtttaataacaaaaaatattttaaaaaaaattgaattttttaaattttaaatttttattttaaagaggagggtgtaattttttattcttaaataatttttttatatttttttatctcatttatgaaataaataataaaaaattatattttatcttttaaaataaaatataaatttagaggatctaaataaaaaaaatttaaattttatttggtttcaataaaataaattttaactttttttatttttttagtattatcgATAAATGATCTCTTAGTaaatgaaaattatataaaatcggGAATATAAAGTAGTATAGTTTTTTTTATAGGCTTAAATTAAGCATGATAgtatttctttttcatttgtCTACATACTCTAATTGGGAATTAACTCaatattagaaaataaaaagcaaaattaaccatctaaaaaatgtgattgtttctttgttagtttGAATGGGTGCAAAAACCACCTTCACTAATTCACGTTAAGCGATATATATATGAACACAAAATTA includes:
- the LOC130960321 gene encoding uncharacterized protein LOC130960321, which translates into the protein MSSEEFKLVSPAIKEINKEGIGKLPRYCTQEGLGSKFDISPPLEWQNVPPKTKSLALLVQDLDAVDPVGRKVQPAHWIVVNIPTAVNRLPEGFSGKKEEVVGMENDEYGVIEEGINDWKVNVWRGPKMPNYGDNFEFRLYALDFDHPFDNQVKKEKLLDAITGHVVGEAVFTATF